Proteins co-encoded in one Actinomadura luteofluorescens genomic window:
- a CDS encoding Fic family protein gives MTDALADVANLPGVADSVDEARKAVDRLLGHRVLRRRSAEVSTESALRGARASAVLDGASVTLDELRTTDHPSDPLVQGALRVSAELGTLTEVWRKAPRQALARLHVLAAADAVDSADLGRPRSGDSVVKDVLGLGEPPSPSEVAARLDVLSGLLTEPTKAPALVVSSIVHGELLALRPFGWGDGIVARAAQRLTLVARGLDPKSLVAPEVGHLELADEYAEALRAYTSGTSEGVARWIVHCSSAIAAAARDSQAICEAFMRG, from the coding sequence GTGACCGATGCTCTAGCTGATGTTGCGAACCTTCCCGGCGTCGCCGACTCCGTCGACGAGGCGCGCAAGGCCGTGGACCGGCTGCTCGGCCACCGCGTCCTGCGGCGGCGCAGCGCCGAGGTGTCCACGGAGTCGGCGCTGCGAGGCGCCCGGGCCTCCGCCGTCCTCGACGGCGCCTCGGTCACGCTGGACGAGCTGCGCACCACCGACCATCCGTCCGACCCCCTCGTGCAGGGGGCGCTACGTGTGTCGGCCGAGCTCGGGACGCTGACAGAGGTCTGGCGCAAGGCGCCGCGGCAGGCATTGGCGCGCCTGCACGTCCTCGCTGCGGCGGACGCGGTCGACAGCGCCGATCTCGGACGTCCCCGCTCTGGCGACAGTGTCGTGAAGGACGTTCTCGGATTGGGGGAGCCGCCTTCGCCGTCCGAGGTGGCGGCGCGCCTGGACGTGCTCAGCGGGCTGCTGACCGAACCCACCAAGGCGCCGGCACTCGTGGTCTCGTCGATCGTGCACGGCGAACTTCTGGCCCTGCGTCCGTTCGGCTGGGGAGACGGGATCGTCGCCCGTGCCGCACAGCGGCTCACCCTCGTCGCCCGCGGGCTCGACCCCAAATCCCTGGTCGCGCCTGAGGTCGGCCACCTCGAACTCGCCGACGAGTACGCCGAGGCCCTCCGCGCCTACACGTCCGGTACGTCGGAGGGCGTCGCGCGGTGGATCGTCCACTGCTCCTCGGCCATCGCTGCCGCCGCACGGGATTCGCAGGCGATCTGCGAAGCGTTCATGCGCGGCTGA
- a CDS encoding pentapeptide repeat-containing protein gives MADRMHGRPAAPTETTISSADWDSRDLTGERHDSVLFVDVDMTEASGTGAFFTDCTFRGVRFNASSHTDGAFLNCTFVRCGFFDAAFTGCKFVGSLFDGCTYDLMKVKGGDWSFTGLPGADLRRATFADVRMREADLTGARCAGSELRGVDLSGASLHKADFSGCDLRGSDLSSLDPFTVELRRAVIDPYQAVVLATALGLDVRE, from the coding sequence ATGGCGGATCGCATGCACGGACGCCCTGCTGCGCCGACGGAGACCACGATCTCGTCGGCGGACTGGGATTCGCGTGACCTGACCGGGGAGCGGCACGACAGCGTCCTCTTCGTGGACGTGGACATGACCGAGGCCAGTGGCACCGGCGCCTTCTTCACCGACTGCACGTTCCGGGGTGTGCGGTTCAACGCGTCCAGCCACACCGACGGGGCCTTCCTGAACTGCACGTTCGTCCGGTGCGGTTTCTTCGACGCCGCCTTCACGGGCTGCAAGTTCGTGGGCAGCCTGTTCGACGGCTGCACCTACGACCTGATGAAGGTCAAGGGCGGCGACTGGTCGTTCACCGGCCTGCCCGGCGCCGACCTGCGACGCGCCACGTTCGCGGACGTGCGCATGCGCGAAGCGGACCTCACCGGTGCCCGCTGCGCCGGAAGTGAGCTGCGCGGGGTCGACCTCTCGGGGGCGTCCCTGCACAAGGCCGACTTCTCCGGCTGCGACCTGCGCGGCAGCGACCTGTCGTCGCTGGACCCGTTCACCGTCGAACTGAGGCGCGCGGTGATCGATCCGTACCAGGCGGTCGTCCTCGCTACGGCGCTGGGGCTGGACGTTCGCGAATAG
- the ssd gene encoding septum site-determining protein Ssd — MNLAALIVTGDPALADGLLRLAAAADAHAEVAYGADEARPAWTWPSLILVGADIAEDVAAAGLQRRPGVVLVTGGPAPDAYRLAVEAGAQDVVALPDHEDWLIDAFAAACEPEGGWATALCVVGARGGAGASVLATALGLGAAGQGLRTLLVDADPFGGGVDLLLGLEAHEGVRWHDLAERRGRLSTATLRETLPGTGDLSVLSWRRGEPVPVSEEAVRSLLDAAARGFDLVVVDVPRHPGDIGREALRAAAVTFLLVPAEVRATVAADGLATALRRDTADLRLVVQGPAPGGITPDAVAGVLGLPLAGSFDRDRRLPTAIDSGDLERACRRGPLADFCATVLADLALQPYAYREAA, encoded by the coding sequence ATGAACCTCGCGGCACTGATCGTCACCGGCGACCCCGCGCTCGCCGACGGCCTCCTGCGCCTCGCCGCCGCCGCGGACGCCCACGCCGAGGTCGCCTACGGCGCCGATGAGGCGAGACCCGCCTGGACCTGGCCCTCCCTCATCCTCGTGGGCGCCGACATCGCCGAGGACGTCGCCGCCGCCGGCCTCCAGCGCCGCCCCGGCGTCGTCCTCGTCACCGGCGGCCCCGCCCCCGACGCCTACCGCCTGGCCGTGGAGGCCGGCGCCCAGGACGTCGTCGCCCTCCCCGACCACGAGGACTGGCTGATCGACGCCTTCGCCGCCGCCTGCGAACCCGAGGGCGGCTGGGCCACCGCCCTCTGCGTCGTCGGCGCCCGCGGCGGCGCCGGGGCCAGCGTCCTCGCGACCGCGCTCGGCCTCGGCGCGGCGGGCCAGGGCCTGCGCACCCTCCTGGTCGACGCCGACCCGTTCGGCGGCGGCGTCGACCTCCTCCTCGGGCTGGAGGCGCACGAGGGCGTCCGCTGGCACGACCTCGCCGAGCGCCGCGGCCGCCTCAGCACAGCGACCCTCCGCGAAACGCTGCCCGGCACGGGCGACCTGTCCGTCCTCTCCTGGCGGCGCGGCGAACCCGTCCCCGTCTCCGAGGAGGCCGTCCGCTCCTTGCTCGACGCCGCCGCCCGCGGCTTCGACCTGGTCGTCGTGGACGTCCCCCGCCATCCCGGCGACATCGGCCGCGAGGCCCTGCGCGCCGCCGCCGTCACGTTCCTGCTCGTCCCGGCCGAGGTCCGCGCCACCGTGGCGGCCGACGGCCTCGCCACCGCCCTCCGCCGCGACACCGCCGACCTGCGCCTCGTCGTCCAGGGCCCCGCCCCGGGCGGCATCACCCCCGACGCGGTGGCGGGCGTCCTCGGCCTTCCGCTCGCCGGCTCCTTCGACCGCGACCGCCGCCTCCCCACCGCCATCGACTCCGGCGACCTCGAACGCGCCTGCCGCCGCGGCCCCCTGGCCGACTTCTGCGCCACCGTCCTGGCCGACCTCGCCCTCCAGCCCTACGCCTACCGGGAGGCGGCGTGA